From Archaeoglobus sulfaticallidus PM70-1:
TAAATATTATTCGGTTTATTTAAATATTATGCGGAAGATAGCCGGAATAATCCTGCTAATAGCTCTTCTGGCAGTTGTTTTCAAAATGTACAGCTACATAGAACTGTTCGCCCCGCTGAGCGGGAAAGCCTGGGTAACTGATGAGCTTGAAACCCCTTATGGTCTGGCAAAGATAACTCGGGTAACTGATGAGCATATTAATGAGCTTGAAACCCCTTATGGTCTGGCAAAGATAACTTACGATGAGTATGGTGTCCCTCACATCTATGCGAAAAATGAGAAGGCACTGTACTATGCGGTTGGTTATGTTCAGGCTAAGGACAGACTCTTCCAGATGGATCTGCACAGAAGGCTGATGAAAGGAACTCTTTCGGAAGTTTTTGGAGAAAGCCTTGTAGACTCGGACATTTTCCACATCAAGCTCGACTTTTACGGAGCTGCGAAGGCGACATGGGAGGAGATAAACAAAACCCCATTTGGGGATCTCATTGAGGCATACTGTGATGGTGTTAACGCTTACATGACATCAAACCTCCCGCTCGAGTTCAGACTCCTTAACTACAGGCCAGAACCATGGAAGCCTGAAGATGTTTTTCTCATCGATAAGGAAATATCCTGGGAGCTAACCGGGAACTTCTGGGATCTGAAGAGGGCTTTAATAGCTGAAAAACTCCCTTCAGCTCTGGAACTCTATCCAGAGTATCTGAACCACACATCACCGATTATCAGGACGAACCTCGTTGATAAAGAACTCCTTGACTGGCTGAAGCCTTTCGAGAAGAAAGGTGATGTTGGATCGAATAACTGGGTAATCTCCGGAAAGTATACAGCCAATGGAAAGCCGATTCTTGCCAACGATCCTCACCTCTCGCTTACGGTCCCACCAGTATGGTATGAAATGCACATAAAGACGGACGAGATAAATGTCAGGGGTGTGACCTTCCCGGGAATTCCGGTAATAATAATTGGCATGAATGATCATGTCGCGTGGGGAGTAACCAATGTCGGTGCGGATGTGATTGATTTCTACTACTATGTCACTAAAGGCGACAAATACCTGTACAAGGGAGAATGGAAGAATTTTGAGATTGAAGAGAAAAAGATGAGGGTTAAAACAGCAAACGGATATGAGGAGAGAACGGTTCTGGTTAAGAAGACCGTTCATGGACCTGTAATCGAGAAGAATGGGAAAGAGTTCGCCATAGCTTGGACAGGTTTCGCTGCAACAAACGAGTTCTATGCGATTTACAAGTACAACCATGCCAGAAACATGTCTGACTTTATTGAGGGTCTGAAGTACTTCGATGTTCCTGCTCAGAATCTGGTGTATATTGACGCTGACGGGAATATAATGTACTATCCAGCCGGAAAGTTCCCGATCAGAGACACTGGAAACATAATCTTCAACGGCTCTGCTGGTGAGGGAGAGTGGAAGGGATTCAAGCCATACGGAAAATCGACATGGGAGGGATTCATACCCTTCGAAGAGATACCCCACCTGATAAACCCGGATTATGTGGCTACAGCCAATCAGCGGGTTGTTTTTGACTATCAGTACTATCTTGGAGACAGCGGATACTTCGCAGACCCGTATAGGGGAATGAGGATATACGAGATGATAGATGATGCTGTGAAAGCAGGAAAGAAGATTGATATGGAGTATGTCATGAAGATGCAGAGGGACACATACTCCAAGCCGGCAGAGTTCCTGATAAAGCAGATTAAAGAGCTAAAGCCGAAATTCTCCGAGAAGGCGAAGATGTATGCTGATGAGCTGATGAACTGGGATTACAGGATGGATAAAAACTCGAGACAGGCTCTTATATTCGCGATATGGCTCAAGCACTACATCAACGAGACCTTTGGGGATGAGTTCTACTCTGCAGGGCTTGACAGCGACTACTATCCGAAGCTATGGGTTCTGCAGAACCTCGATGACAACAGCAAGTGGTTCGACGACATAAGGACGAGCAAGGTTGAAAACAAGGCAGATATAATGGCGAGGGCGATGGACAAGGCTGTGGAGGAGATTGAGAAGAACAACTACAGAGTTTATGGAGACTACAACAGGCTGAAAATGAATCATCCCTTCAACCTGGACTTCCTCAACTATCCGAATCTGCCAATGAATGGATCTGAATATACTGTCTTCAACTTCAGGGTCAATGACAAGCCGTTTCAGGTTGGAAGTAGCTGGAGGATGGTTGTTAGCTTTGATAAAGCATACTGCGTGATTCCGGGAGGAAACTCTGGAAATTATTTCTCAAAGAACTACGACGATCAGCTTGAGATGTGGGTCAATGGAGAATATAAGGAAATGGTGAGGTGATTGTATGCGGAAGCTGTTGATCGGGATGGCTGTATCCCTTGCAATAACTTACTTCCACTGGATCGGCCTGATCATAGGTGGCTTAATTTGCGGGATATTTGGGAGCACGAAGAAGGCCTTTGCTTCAGCCATAGCATTCAGTATCATCGTTTCAGTAGCTTTCATAGTAAAGATGTCCATGATCTCGCTTGAGAAGTTCTTTGCGATGGGAATGATAGCGTATCTTAGTTTTATAATAGCATTTCTGCTCCCCCTACTGTCTTCTTCGGTTGTGCTGCTGAAATCCAGCTAAATGTTAGATAAAAATAAAATTTTAATTTTTTATATTAGTTTCATTATGTATCGAATTCAGTCCACAAAGGCAGCACCTTCATCTGCGGAACCAACGAGCTTTGCGTATTTGGCGAGATAACCCTTGAGCTCTCTTTCCGGAGGCTTCCACTTCTCCCTTCTGTCAGCCAACTCATCCTCGCTAACTTTCAGCTCTATCTTTCTCTCCGGAATATTTATGAGTATTCTGTCTCCATCCTCCACGAGGGCTATGCTGCCTCCAACCATGGCTTCTGGTGAGACATGGCCGATACATGGCCCTCTCGTGGCACCGCTGAATCTGCCGTCTGTTATCAGGGCGACCCTCTTGTAGCCCATGCCTGAGATGGCCGCAGTTGGCAGAAGCATCTCCGGCATTCCCGGAGCACCCTTTGGTCCCATGTACCTGATAACGACAACATCGCCCTCCTCAATCTCTCCGTTGAGGATTGCCTTTAAGGCAAGCTGTTCAGAGTTGAAACATTTGGCATTTCCTTCAAAAACCATCATATCCTCGCTAACAGCTGCTGATTTTATAACAGCACCCTTCTCCGCAAGATTTCCTTTGAGAATAGCTATTCCTCCCTGCTCATGTATCGGATTACTGAGATCTCTTATTATATTTCCACCTCTCGATATTGCTTTTTCTGCGATATCGTAGATCTTCATTCCGCTAACGGTCATCTCGTTGTTGAAAAGCTCCTTAGCTTTTTTGATCAACATCGGCACTCCACCACTTTCATCCAGATCTGCGATCGTGTAGTTGCTTGCGGGATCTATGGCAACTATGTGCGGAGTTTTTCTACCAATCTCATCGAACAGATCCAGCGGGAGCTTTATTCCAGCCTCCTTTGCTATAGCCGGAAGGTGCAGAACTGTGTTCGTTGAACCACCTATCAGCATATCCATCGTTATCGCATTCTCGAAGGACTTCTCAGTTACATATTCTCTTGGATTTATCTCCTGCTTAACAAGCTCAACAACCCTCTTACCGCTCTGCTTCGCGATCCTGAGCTTTCTTGATGAACCGCATGGAGAGGTAGCACAGTATGGCAGGCTCATCCCGAGCGTTTCCGTCATTATCTGCATTGTGTTTGCGGTGTACAGTCCCTGACAGCTACCGCAGTATGGGGCGCAGAAGTCTTCATACAGCTTGAGTTCCTCTTCACTGATCTTTCCGCCCTTATACATTCCGGCAGCCTCAAAAGCTGTAGAAATAGTCACATTCCTCCCGTCAATCCTCTCGGGATTCATCGGGCCTCCGGTCACAACAACAGCTGGTATGTTCAGCCTGAGAACAGCCATGAGCATTCCTGGGATTATCTTATCGCATGAACCAACAACCACCAACCCGTCAAACCTGTGAGCCTCAACCATCGCCTCTATGCTGTCAGCAATCAGTTCTCTCGACGGGAGAGCAAATTTCATGCCATCATGACCCATTGCAATTCCATCGCAAATCCCTATGACTCCAAACTCAAAGGGAACCCCTCCTGCAGCGTAAATTCCCTCCTTAACTGCCTGAGTTATCTTATCCAGAGACATATGGCCTGGAACGATTGTGTTATATGCGTTGGCAACACCAATAAACGGCTTATCCATTTCATCATCGGTTACTCCCAAAGCCTTTAGAAGAGCCCTGTGTGCGGTTCTTTCAATCCCAATTTTAACTTCGTCACTTCTCATCGCTTTTTAAATAAGTAGGGTATTATTTAACCTTAATGTTCTTAATGTTATGTAAAATAGGGGGAAGGGGGATTCGATAGGAATTTCTTAACGATTGTATATTAACTTTTCGGTTTTTATCATTATCTTTCGTTTTTAATTTTCTTCTTCAGCGACTCAAGCAATGGATTGAGCATCTCCTTGGCGAACATCGCAATCACCGGACTCTCGCTGACAATCGCCAGCACATTCTCTCCCTTGAACATGAAAATCGTTTTTATATCATCGAACACGAGCATACCATTGCAGTAGTCTTTGTGTTCCTCCATAAGCTCTTTTCTTGTGAACTCGTAGGCTTCAGCATTTCTGACCGTACTGGCGTTGAATGACATGAGCACGAGCTTGCATCTTGCCATCTCGAGGATGGCTTTAACATCATCGTGAATATACGACAGCATTCCATAGATGCTCTCCTTTGCACTCTCTGTGAACTCTTTCAGTTTCTCCAGAACCAGATCTCCTCTATATACCCTGACCTCTTCGATTTTAGCAGATTCAAACTTCGGAAGCTCTTTTTTGATGAATTCAAGATCCTGATTGACTCTTTCTGAAATTATCTTTATTATCTCATCGCTCTGCAGAGCCTTGAACTTTCTCGGCTTTCCATAAGCCTCCACAAATCCCTTCGATACGAGCGAATCCATCACATCGTAAACGGATGTTCTCGGTATCCCGCTTATTAGCGAGATCTCCTTTGCTGACATCTCTCCCTGCGAGAGCAGGGCTGTCAGGGCTCTGGCTTCATAGTCGCTGAAACCGAATGCCTTCAGCTTGTTTACGAGCTTCATCACAGTAATGTTGTGGGTAACTTTTATATAACTTTTCGTAGGTGCAGCAACTACAGGTGGTGTCATGAAGGGGATTTTGAGGTTTGGCATGGTTATGTTTATTCTGCTGTTGCTCATGCAAACGAGCTCTGCTCTGATGTATGAGGAAAAGCCGAACATTAAAGTGTCGGTTGCCGGATCGAACTACTTTTCAAAGGGTGAAGAGAAGTACATCATGCTCACAGTATTCAATGGGGCCAAAAAGGTGAAAATAGACTACTTCAACGACATCGAGTCGATGTTCTTTGATGACGGTTCGATGCTCTTCATAGCATACAATGTCACCGCCGAGCTTGAGGGATGTGATGGGATTGTTGTTGAGACCCCTCCACAAAAAATCCCGGCTTTGAAACCGATGACTCCACTGAACCTTCAGTATTTACTCAAGGTTGATGAGGGCATCAAGCCCGGAGAGTACAATCTGAAGCTCAAGGTTACATTCGAAAGAATCAGTGATCTCTCATACTTCAACATTCTTGGAGTTGAGATGGTCCCGAGCCAGTTCACGAACACGATGACCGATGAGTACAGCATCGTTACGAAAAATCCAACGGACACGAATGTTACCCTGACGAACACGACCGTGTATCAGTATAAGAAGCTCATAGGGAACTATAAACTGCTGTACGAGCAGGAAACTCAGGAGATACCCATCAAAATCTATGTAAAAGAGGACGATGTGAAGCTTGAAGTTGTTGAGGTTAAGGGAGAAGACCTCATAGGTGGTGGAAAGGGGAAGATCGAGATAAAGGTCAGGAATTCCGGGGAAAAGACTGCCAGAAATGCATATCTTGTTCTTGAAGCACCATCCGGGTTTGAACCGTCAGCGCTGAGCATGACATCGATGTCATCTATGCCATCTTCGATGACACCTATGGCAGGAATGCCCAGCGGGCTGCAGATGGGATTGCCCAGCGGGATGCCAACGGGTATGTCTATGGCCATGCCATCAGCGCCATCTTCATCGCTGCCATCAACACAGGCAGCTTACTTCGTTGGAGAGCTAAAGCCGAATGAAACGACTGAAGCAACATTTTACATAAAAATCAATGTGAAGGATGGAGGAAGATATCCGCTGAAGGTTAGGGCAGTGTATGTTGATGCGAATGGGGATGTAAAAGAAACTGAAGCCGTTCCATTTGGAATAGATGTGCAGGCATCTCCAGTGATTGAGATAAAGGATGTTAAGAGCAACATCTATGTTAATGCCAAGGGAGAGCTCAGGGTTACATTCACAACCTCTGCAAATCTATCGGATGCTAGCGTGCTCATCTCAGCAAATCCACCGCTCTCAGTTCTCAGCTCTGAGTACTACATAGGGAACATTGAGAAAGGAAAGGAATATACTGCGATATTCAAGCTCAAAGCTTCCGGAGAGTCCAAGCCAGTCAGGTATCCTGTGAAGCTTTACATCAAGTACAGAGCCTTAAACGAGTATGCTGAGACAGATGAGGTCAGCGTGGGGGTTAAGGTAAATCCAAAGCTCTCCTTTGAGGTGCTTGGAACACCATCAATTCAGGCAGGGACTGAGAAGGTGGTCACATTCAAGATCGTAAACACTGGAGATTTCGAGATAAAAGATGCCAATGCTAGGATAACCATAGTTGATCCTTTCACATCAACAGACGACACGTCCTTCATAGGAGATCTGAAACCGAATGAGAGCAAGGAAGTCAGGTTTAAGATAAAGGTTGACTCAGATGCAACCCCCAAGATCTACGCTCTGAATCTGGAGGTTAAGTACAAGGATCTGGAGGGGGAGTGGGTTACAAGCGAACCTGCTAAGGCACTGATCGATGTTAAACCATCGAAACCACCGTACATGCTCTATGGTGTATTCGTTCTTGTAGCATTGGTGGCGATTGGAGCGTATGTCAGATCGAGAAAGAAGTAAGGAAGAGAGCATGTTTCAGGAATTTCTGGAGAATGTTGCGAGGTTCGTAGCCAGAAAGCCTGGACTGGTAGTTTCAGTAGTCTCCCTTTTAATTATTTTATCCGCCATCTCAGCACAGAATGTAAAGCTCACATCGGGCACAGAATCGATGTTCAACAAGGACAATGTCGTTTACAAGCAGTACGAGCTATATCAGAAAGACTTCGGCACTGGAACGCAGAACATCTTCATCATTGTAAAGGGTGATGAAGTTGTAAGCACGGATGTTTACAGGTACATGCTCGATCTCCAACGAAGCCTGGAGTACATCGATGGTGTGAGTGGGACTCTCTCACCAGCGTCGATAATCGTTGAAATTGTAGGGTATCTGCCACCTGATGAAGCCCAGCTTATGCAATTGACTGAGAGGTATGCCAGGGATCTGGCTCCAGAAAAAACGATGACTCTGATATTCGTTCATTTGGCTACAAACGATAAGGAGAAGCAGAACGAGATATCCAAGGAAGTTGAGAGGGTAGTTGAGACCTCTCACCCACCAGCGGGCTTGAGGGTGGAGGTTACTGGAATACCGGCACTAAATGTCCAGATACAGGAGGAGATCAAAAAGAGCTTTGGAGTCACAATGGCTGTATCTACCGTACTGATGGTGCTGATTCTGTTTCTTACTTTCAGTGGTGTCGTCAGGAGAAAGTACACTGCACTGATGCCTCTTATGATCTCAGTGGTATCGGTTCAGACTGTCTATGGGCTAATGCCAATACTCGGCATACCTCTGTCTGAACACACCAATGGTGCTTTACCGATGCTCATCGGACTTGCAATAGAATATGGTGCCCAGCTCCAGAACAGGTATGAGGAGGAGCGGAAGGAAGGCAGGGATAAGGATGAGTCCATAGTCATATCAATAACGAGAACAGGCGTTGCGATTGTTATGGCTCTGATCACAACAGTAATAGGCTTCATGTCAATGCTTGCTCCTGGCATACCATCCATGGCACAGTTCGGGATAATAGCCTCTCTGGGCTTGATCATGGCATACATATTCACGCTCACATTCCTTCCAGCGATTCTTAAACTAATAGACAGAGAGAAGACTGAGGTTAGGGCTGTTGAGAAAGAAAAAGGTATTCTGGAGAGATCTCTTGCGATGATTTCATCGCTCACAGCCACAAGACCAGTGGGAATACTGGTTTTTGCATTTGCTATCGTCGTATTCGGTCTCTACGCTTCCTCCTACATACAGCTTGAGACGAACTACAACAAATATGTCCCTCAGGATCTTCCAGCAATGCAGAGGTTCAATGAGCTTGAAAGGGTTGTCGGAGGTCAGGCGATATACACCCTCGTGCTGAATACAGATGAAGTCAGTGCTAAGACGCTTGAGGATGTGGATGAACTCTCACAGTACATAGTTTCGAGAGAAGATCTCGTTTACGATTATAGTTCAGTGACAAAAGTAATTAAAGAAGTGAGAGCGGCTTACGGCAGAGATGGGATTCCAGAAAGCGATGCAGAACTCTCATATATACTGGATTCTCTCCCGCAATCGGAACTTAAACAGTACATTTCCGGGAATTTGATAGCTGTTCATTTCTACACCAACGCAGACTCTCAGGATGAGTATGAAAGGTTATATGAGTCCATAAAGAGAGATGTTCAGTACTTTGGCTGGTCTGGTGGATATTATGTAACAGGCAGTCCGGTAATCTACGCTGAGATGGGTAACATAATGATCAACGGCCAGACAACCATGACTTTAACAGCCTATGCCCTCATTGTGATCCTGCTTCTCGTCGTTTACAGATCGATCAGGAAGGCTGTGGTTCCACTTATCGCAATTACAACAGTAATCGGAGTTATGAACACAATAATGTATCTGACTGGCACAAAACATACGATGATATCTATAGCTTTGAACTCGATCACACTTGGTCTGGGAATAGACTTCTCAATTCATGTTCTCGAGAGATACTTTGAGGAGAGGCAGAGTTATTCGCCAATCGAGTCAGTAAGAAGAACCATAGAGAGAACAGGCAAGGCTATTACCACTTCTGCACTAACTATGGCTGGAGGCTTCGGCTCTCTGATGTTCTCGTCATTCCCGATAATGCAGAGCTTTGGCTTCATAGCGTTGATAGCGATAGTGTTTAGTTTGATTTCCGCATTAACAGTGGTTCCAGCGTTTCTAATGGTTACCGAAAAGATAAAGGTCGGTTCGAATCTCGCTGAAATAAAGAATTTTGCATCTAACTCTGAAACTTAACTTTCCTATTTTTTGAGATATTCGAGCACATCATAATGTATTATAGAAATCTTTATTTAGTTCAAAAATCTCGTTTTCGATATCATTAAATAAAGAAATTTCCAATTGTGTGGTAAATATATTACGGAGTGATAAAATGGCTCTGGAGGGTAAAATAATCCACACACAGTTCAATGAGTACCAGCATGCAAGGGAGGAATTAATTGAAGAAATAAATAAAATAAAGAAATCTGGATTTGAGGTGGATTTCATTCTTCTGTTTTTCACAAAAGGAACGATGAATGATTATTTGAGATACAACGAGATTTTCAAGAAAAATTTTCCCGATGCTCAGATGCTTGGTTGCGTAATTGAAGGATATATGGTTGAGGAGGAGGTCTGGACGATTGGACTGGTGGCAATGCTTGCGAATTTTGATGGTAAGGTTCAGGTTTTCTGGGAAAGTGGTAATGATGCAAGGGTTGTAAGTGAGAGAGTTGGCAGAAAGATTGGTGATAAATGGGATGTTGTGCTTGCTATGTTTCCCGCATTCTATTTTCCTAGTAAGCTGAGGTTTCTGGAGGCATTTTTGAAGGATAGGATTCAGTATGTCTCATACAGGAATAAAGGAACGAAGGAGGAGAAAGAAGAGATTTTAAGAAATATTTCAAGGTATTATAGAGAGAACTTTATATACCCTGTTGATGAAGTCCTTGAAGGACTTGGTAGACATTGCAATGCTAAGATCATAGGGATGAACCTGATGCCGATTGAAGCTCAGCCGAATATGCCAGTCATTCTCGCGAATTATCGGGATATTGGAAGAGGGCTGGCTGTAATGTGTTTTAAGGGAAAAGTTAACGCCATGTATCACGACATCTTTCCAGAGAGAGGTAGTAGTTTGGAAGAGGTTGAGGAGATAATTAGGGGTTATTTTTCTTATGTTGAAGAAGTTGAAGTTGTTAAGGCAGATGTTGCGATAGGCGAGATCAATGGTGTGCCATCCATTGAATTTCTGAAAAGTAGAAGAGCTTTCGAGGAAATAGATGAAAACAAGTTCATCAACAAGCTTGAAAGGGGCAGGGTTGAGATGGTTTCACCATATGGGTTGCTCTTCACTAGTAAAGCTACTTTCGGATGTGCACCATTGGGATTAATAACTTCTCCTGTGAAGGTATATCCTTCAATTTTTAATTTAGATCTTTTTGTTGATTCTTGTTTTTTCGTGGGGGAAAGTTTTAAGGGTGGTATTGACAAGTTTTTGGAAATTTTTAATTTTAGGAAATTAGATAATTTTGACATATTGTTTATGGATATCAATGTAATTCCTGCTTTTGGTAGTAATTTAACACGATTAAGTGAGAGAATTGGAAGCAATAATAAGTTAGTTCTTTTTACATCTAATCCTTCAATGAGTTTTGAAAGTAGCACGAAATATTTCACGAATATAAAGGATAGTTTATATTTTACAACTTATGGATCAACAACGTTATTAGAATTTTAATGCTATTATAACTGTCAAAAAAACTAAGCTGAGTATATTTATCTGGGGAATTATTCTAATATATTTATGTACTGAAGCGAAATCCCACTCAGATTTTACCAATTTTATAAGAACTGTGGCTGGAAAAAATCCCACAAATGAAACTAATATTGCTGGTCTTGGTAAAATGTTATTCATTGAGAACAAAAAAATCGATAAGTACAGTGCGATTAGTATAACTGTGGAAGCTGTGTATAGCGTCTCAGGGCTGAATTTAACAGCCATAGTATATAATCCGGCAAGTTTA
This genomic window contains:
- a CDS encoding penicillin acylase family protein, whose amino-acid sequence is MRKIAGIILLIALLAVVFKMYSYIELFAPLSGKAWVTDELETPYGLAKITRVTDEHINELETPYGLAKITYDEYGVPHIYAKNEKALYYAVGYVQAKDRLFQMDLHRRLMKGTLSEVFGESLVDSDIFHIKLDFYGAAKATWEEINKTPFGDLIEAYCDGVNAYMTSNLPLEFRLLNYRPEPWKPEDVFLIDKEISWELTGNFWDLKRALIAEKLPSALELYPEYLNHTSPIIRTNLVDKELLDWLKPFEKKGDVGSNNWVISGKYTANGKPILANDPHLSLTVPPVWYEMHIKTDEINVRGVTFPGIPVIIIGMNDHVAWGVTNVGADVIDFYYYVTKGDKYLYKGEWKNFEIEEKKMRVKTANGYEERTVLVKKTVHGPVIEKNGKEFAIAWTGFAATNEFYAIYKYNHARNMSDFIEGLKYFDVPAQNLVYIDADGNIMYYPAGKFPIRDTGNIIFNGSAGEGEWKGFKPYGKSTWEGFIPFEEIPHLINPDYVATANQRVVFDYQYYLGDSGYFADPYRGMRIYEMIDDAVKAGKKIDMEYVMKMQRDTYSKPAEFLIKQIKELKPKFSEKAKMYADELMNWDYRMDKNSRQALIFAIWLKHYINETFGDEFYSAGLDSDYYPKLWVLQNLDDNSKWFDDIRTSKVENKADIMARAMDKAVEEIEKNNYRVYGDYNRLKMNHPFNLDFLNYPNLPMNGSEYTVFNFRVNDKPFQVGSSWRMVVSFDKAYCVIPGGNSGNYFSKNYDDQLEMWVNGEYKEMVR
- the ilvD gene encoding dihydroxy-acid dehydratase; protein product: MRSDEVKIGIERTAHRALLKALGVTDDEMDKPFIGVANAYNTIVPGHMSLDKITQAVKEGIYAAGGVPFEFGVIGICDGIAMGHDGMKFALPSRELIADSIEAMVEAHRFDGLVVVGSCDKIIPGMLMAVLRLNIPAVVVTGGPMNPERIDGRNVTISTAFEAAGMYKGGKISEEELKLYEDFCAPYCGSCQGLYTANTMQIMTETLGMSLPYCATSPCGSSRKLRIAKQSGKRVVELVKQEINPREYVTEKSFENAITMDMLIGGSTNTVLHLPAIAKEAGIKLPLDLFDEIGRKTPHIVAIDPASNYTIADLDESGGVPMLIKKAKELFNNEMTVSGMKIYDIAEKAISRGGNIIRDLSNPIHEQGGIAILKGNLAEKGAVIKSAAVSEDMMVFEGNAKCFNSEQLALKAILNGEIEEGDVVVIRYMGPKGAPGMPEMLLPTAAISGMGYKRVALITDGRFSGATRGPCIGHVSPEAMVGGSIALVEDGDRILINIPERKIELKVSEDELADRREKWKPPERELKGYLAKYAKLVGSADEGAAFVD
- a CDS encoding TrmB family transcriptional regulator, with amino-acid sequence MKLVNKLKAFGFSDYEARALTALLSQGEMSAKEISLISGIPRTSVYDVMDSLVSKGFVEAYGKPRKFKALQSDEIIKIISERVNQDLEFIKKELPKFESAKIEEVRVYRGDLVLEKLKEFTESAKESIYGMLSYIHDDVKAILEMARCKLVLMSFNASTVRNAEAYEFTRKELMEEHKDYCNGMLVFDDIKTIFMFKGENVLAIVSESPVIAMFAKEMLNPLLESLKKKIKNER
- a CDS encoding COG1361 S-layer family protein, yielding MKGILRFGMVMFILLLLMQTSSALMYEEKPNIKVSVAGSNYFSKGEEKYIMLTVFNGAKKVKIDYFNDIESMFFDDGSMLFIAYNVTAELEGCDGIVVETPPQKIPALKPMTPLNLQYLLKVDEGIKPGEYNLKLKVTFERISDLSYFNILGVEMVPSQFTNTMTDEYSIVTKNPTDTNVTLTNTTVYQYKKLIGNYKLLYEQETQEIPIKIYVKEDDVKLEVVEVKGEDLIGGGKGKIEIKVRNSGEKTARNAYLVLEAPSGFEPSALSMTSMSSMPSSMTPMAGMPSGLQMGLPSGMPTGMSMAMPSAPSSSLPSTQAAYFVGELKPNETTEATFYIKINVKDGGRYPLKVRAVYVDANGDVKETEAVPFGIDVQASPVIEIKDVKSNIYVNAKGELRVTFTTSANLSDASVLISANPPLSVLSSEYYIGNIEKGKEYTAIFKLKASGESKPVRYPVKLYIKYRALNEYAETDEVSVGVKVNPKLSFEVLGTPSIQAGTEKVVTFKIVNTGDFEIKDANARITIVDPFTSTDDTSFIGDLKPNESKEVRFKIKVDSDATPKIYALNLEVKYKDLEGEWVTSEPAKALIDVKPSKPPYMLYGVFVLVALVAIGAYVRSRKK
- a CDS encoding hydrophobe/amphiphile efflux-3 (HAE3) family transporter produces the protein MSDRERSKEESMFQEFLENVARFVARKPGLVVSVVSLLIILSAISAQNVKLTSGTESMFNKDNVVYKQYELYQKDFGTGTQNIFIIVKGDEVVSTDVYRYMLDLQRSLEYIDGVSGTLSPASIIVEIVGYLPPDEAQLMQLTERYARDLAPEKTMTLIFVHLATNDKEKQNEISKEVERVVETSHPPAGLRVEVTGIPALNVQIQEEIKKSFGVTMAVSTVLMVLILFLTFSGVVRRKYTALMPLMISVVSVQTVYGLMPILGIPLSEHTNGALPMLIGLAIEYGAQLQNRYEEERKEGRDKDESIVISITRTGVAIVMALITTVIGFMSMLAPGIPSMAQFGIIASLGLIMAYIFTLTFLPAILKLIDREKTEVRAVEKEKGILERSLAMISSLTATRPVGILVFAFAIVVFGLYASSYIQLETNYNKYVPQDLPAMQRFNELERVVGGQAIYTLVLNTDEVSAKTLEDVDELSQYIVSREDLVYDYSSVTKVIKEVRAAYGRDGIPESDAELSYILDSLPQSELKQYISGNLIAVHFYTNADSQDEYERLYESIKRDVQYFGWSGGYYVTGSPVIYAEMGNIMINGQTTMTLTAYALIVILLLVVYRSIRKAVVPLIAITTVIGVMNTIMYLTGTKHTMISIALNSITLGLGIDFSIHVLERYFEERQSYSPIESVRRTIERTGKAITTSALTMAGGFGSLMFSSFPIMQSFGFIALIAIVFSLISALTVVPAFLMVTEKIKVGSNLAEIKNFASNSET